One Bos indicus isolate NIAB-ARS_2022 breed Sahiwal x Tharparkar chromosome 10, NIAB-ARS_B.indTharparkar_mat_pri_1.0, whole genome shotgun sequence DNA window includes the following coding sequences:
- the LOC109564467 gene encoding olfactory receptor 6E1-like, protein MGNHTTVTEFILLGLSEACELQLLLFLGLLLTYLLTLLGNLLIVVLTLMDRRLHTPMYYFLHNFAVLEIWFTSVIFPKMLTNILTGNRTISLASCFLQLFLYFFLGTTEFFLLAVMSFDRYVAICNPLHYVTIMSKRVCVQLALFSWIMGFLLIAIPCSIIFQQPFCGPNIIDHFFCDSFPLLELICADTSLIELLGFILANVSLLGTLSVTAACYGHIFHTILRLPAAKERWKAFSTCSSHITVVSLFYGSCIFMYVRSGKSSQGEDRNKVVALLNTVVTPVLNPFIYTLRNKQVKQVFREKVNKLF, encoded by the coding sequence ATGGGGAACCACACCACTGTTACCGAGTTCATCCTGCTGGGGCTCTCAGAGGCCTGTGAGCTGCAGCTGCTCCTCTTCCTGGGGCTCCTCCTGACCTACCTGCTCACTCTACTAGGGAACCTCCTCATCGTGGTCCTCACCCTCATGGACAGGcgcctccacacccccatgtactactTCCTCCACAACTTTGCTGTCCTAGAGATCTGGTTCACCTCGGTCATCTTCCCCAAGATGCTGACCAACATCCTGACTGGAAACAGGACCATCTCCCTAGCCAGTTGCTTTCTCCagcttttcctctatttcttcctggGTACCACAGAGTTCTTCCTACTGGCAGTGATGTCCTTTGACAGGTATGTGGCCATATGTAATCCTTTGCATTATGTCACCATCATGAGCAAAAGAGTCTGTGTCCAGTTAGCTCTTTTTTCATGGATCATGGGATTCCTTCTTATAGCCATTCCATGTTCCATCATATTTCAGCAGCCATTCTGTGGTCCCAATATCATTGATCATTTCTTCTGTGACAGCTTTCCACTCCTGGAACTCATATGTGCAGACACAAGTCTGATCGAGCTTCTAGGTTTCATCCTGGCCAACGTCAGCCTCCTGGGCACTCTGTCCGTGACGGCTGCCTGCTATGGCCACATCTTCCACACCATCCTGCGCCTCCCCGCAGCCAAGGAGAGGTGGAAAGCCTTCTCAACTTGTTCCTCCCACATCACTGTTGTCTCTCTCTTCTATGGCAGCTGCATCTTCATGTATGTCCGGTCAGGCAAGAGCAGCCAGGGGGAGGACAGGAACAAGGTGGTGGCCTTGCTCAACACTGTGGTGACCCCAGTGCTCAATCCCTTCATCTACACCCTCAGGAACAAACAGGTGAAGCAGGTGTTTAGGGAGAAGGTGAACAAGCTCTTCTAA